The genomic window CTTGCCGTTGGTGCTCTCCCGCTCATCGCTGGAGAAGTAGAACAGGCTGAACTCGGGTGGCTTGCGGTGACTGCCGCTGACGGGCAAGCCCGCGCCCTGCTCTCCGCGAATGACGACCTGGAAGCCGCGGGTCAGCGAGAACAGGATCTCCAGAATGGAGATGTCGAACGACATGCTCGTCGTCGCGAGCCACGTCCCCCGCGTCTGGCTGTCCAGGGGCGCGTCCATGGCCGCGAAGAAGCTCTCCGCGTTCCGGTGGCAGACCATGACGCCCTTGGGCCGTCCCGTGGAGCCCGAGGTGTAGAGGGTGTAGGCCACGTTGCCGGCGCCCACCCCACTCTTCGGAGTACCCAGCGCCCCTGAAGTTCCCTCCTCCGGAGCATCCAGGCACACCACCTTCGCCCCGGTGTCTGGCAGGCGCTGCTGGAGCCGTGACTCGGTGAGCACCACCGGTGCCTGCGAGTCCGTGAGCATGAAGGCCAGCCGGTCGGCCGGGTACGTGGGGTCCATCGGCACATAGGCGCCCCCTGCCTTCAGGATGCCGAGCATGCCGACGACCATGTCGAGGCCCCGGTGGACACAGAGCCCCACCCGGACCTCGGGTCCCACCCCCAGCGCACGCAGGCGATGGGCCAGCCGGTTCCCGCGCTCGTTCAGCTCGCGGTAGGTCAGCGTCTTGTTGCCGGACACCAGCGCGATGGCGTCCGGGGCCTTCTGGGCCTGCGCCTCGAACGTCTCGTGAATGCACACGGTCCGGGAGAACGCTCCGGCCGTGTCGTTCCAGGCCGCGAGCACCTGATGCCGCTCGGAGGGCTTCAGGACCGACAGCTCGGACAGACGCTTCCCGGGCCCCTCGACGATGCTCTCCAGCAGGGTCTCCAGGTTGCCGAGGATCTGCTGGGCGTTCGCGGCATCGAACAGGTCGGTGCTGTACTTCAGCATGCCGTTCAGGCCCGAGTCCGTCTCCGTCAGCTCCAGGATCAGGTCGAACTGCCCTTCCTGCTGCGGAATCTCGAAGGGCCTCAGCACCAGTCCCCCCGGCATCGCCGGGTTGGCTTCATCTCCCGCGTAGATGTTCCCCTGCTGCGCGGGCTGCAGCATGAAGACGGACTGGAAGATGGGGGAGCTGTTGGAGTGCCGCTCCGGGTTCAGCTTCTCCACGAGGAGGTGGAACGGGAAGTCCTGGTGGGCCAGCCCACCGACCACCGTCTGCCGGAGCTGCCCGAGGAAGTCCCGGAACGTGGGGTTGCCGGACAGATTCCCCCGCAGGGGAATCATGTTCATGAAGTTGCCCACGACCCGTGCGAACTGGGGCTGCGTCCGTCCGAGCGTCGGCGAGCCCAGCAGGATGTCCTCCTCGCCCGTGTAGCGGTGCATGAGCACCATGAACGCCGCGAGGACCGTGGTGTACAGCGTGGAGCCCTCGCGCTCGGAGAGCGTCTTCAGCTGCCGGGTCAGCGCCGCGTTCAGCGAGACCAGAATCGAGGCTCCCGAGTACCCCTGCACCGCAGGCCGGGGACGTGCGAAGGGCAGGTTCAGCACCGGCAGGGAGCCCGCCAGTTGCTTGGACCAGTAGTCCCACAGCCGCTGTCCCGCAGGGCCCGCGAGCATCTCGGACTGCCAGCGGACATAGTCCACGTACGTCACCGGCGGGGGCGGAAGGTTCGAGGGAACCCCCGCCTTCTCCGCGGCGTAGAGGTGCCGCAGAAGTTCGTCGCCGATGACGATCAGCGACCACCCGTCGTAGACGATGTGGTGGATGGAGAGCAGCAGCACGTGGTCCTTGGGACCGCGCGTGAACAGGTGAACGCGAATCAGCGGGCCCCGTTCCAGATCGAACGGCGCCTGGTAGGTCCGCGCCACCAGCTGCTTCAGCGCATCGAGCTCCATGCCCGGGACGTCCACCTGTTCGAAGTGGACCTCGGCCCGCTGGCGGACCTTCTGGATCGGCTGCCCCTGGTGGGTGGCCACCGTCGTCCGCAGCGCGCCATGGCGATCGATGAGCGCCTGGCAGGCCCGCCGCAACGCGGGGACGTCCAGCTCGGAGACAACGCGAATGGACAGCGCCGTGTTGTACGCGGAGCTGTCCGGCGCCAGCTGGTGCACGAACCAGAGCGCCTGTTGCCCATGGGAGAGCGGATGCACGGACTCCCCCTCCGCCGCGAGGCGGCGGAGGTACGGCAGGAGCGCCGCCTTGTGGCTGGAGAGCAGGCTCAGGGTCTCCGGCGACAGGGCCCCCTTCGGAGCCCTGTACTTCAACCGCTCGCCTTCCACCCAGAGCGTGACGTCCTGCTTGGACAGCTCTGCCATGAGTTCTTCTGGGCTCACAGCTCGCCTTCCTCCCAGGACCTGGCCGCGGCCGCGGGCGCCTGGCCGCTGCCCATCCGCTCCGCGAGCCGCACCGACAGGTGCGCGATGCTGGCGCCCTGGAGCACCTCATCCAGGGGCACATCCATGCCCGTCTCGGCGTGGATCTTGTGCTTCAGCTCGAGCGACAGGAGCGAATCCAAGCCCATGCTGTTCAGCGGCTGCTCCGGGTCGAGCTTGGCGACGGGCATCTTCAGCAGGTTCGCCACCTGCTCGCACAGATAGCTGTTGAAGAGCTGGCCACGCTGGCTGGGCTCCGCGCCGAGCAGCGTGTTGGCGAAGGTACTCGCCGCCGACGTGGCGCCCTTGGCGCCCATGTCCTCCACGGACGTGGGAAGCACGAAGGTGCCATCCTGGACCTGCTGGAACGCCGTCGCGTAGGGAAGGCGCACGCTCAGCCGATCGGCGTTGATGCGCCGGAGCGTGTCGGCATCCATCGACTCGTCCTTGGTCACCGTGAACAGGAGGTAGGCGGCCAGCCGGCGCTGCAGCAACTCGCCCAGCATGTGGATGCCGTGCAGGTGCTTCTTGGTCACGTCGTCGGAGTCCCGCGTCACCCGCTCGAAGTTCTCGTTGAACTGGGGGTCGTACAGGAAGTTGGCGATCTCCTGCGTGGCCTCGACGGCCTGGACCACCCGGAGCTGGTTGCGCGCCAGGATCTCGACCCACTCGGCCTGCGGAACGAAGAGGGTCGTCGACTCCGGATGCTCGATCGGGGTGACCATGTTCGAGATGGTCTCGGCCATGACCATGTAGCCGCCATTGCGCAGGCTGCGGCTGATGTTGGCGAAGAGGTCCGCCTTGTTCCGGATGTGGTGGATGACCTGGAAGCCGAGAACCAGATCGTAGGTCGAGGGGAAGGGATCCCGCGAGCTGTCCTGGTAGTGCAGCGTGATGCGCTCATCGAGCCCCAGGCCCCGGATGCGCTGCCGCCCCACCGCTATCTGATCGGGCGAGATGTTGCACCCGTGCAGCTGCAGGTGGGAGTGCTTCATCGCGAGATCAATCAGGTCGGCCGAGTGGCCGCACCCGATGTCGAGCACGCGCGAGAAGTTCTGGAACGGGAGTCCCCGGAAGATGGTCTGGGACATCTCCCGGTTGGCTTCCACGGCGAGGTCGTAATACTTCTGGAAGCCCGCCATGTCCGACGGCTCGGCCTTGTAGAGCGAGATCCACGAGAACCCCGGAACGGCCTCGCGCAGCGTGGCGAAGCGCAGCGAGGGGCCTTCCTGGACCGTGGTGACATCCAGCATCTGCGCGACGGCCCGGTAGAAGGACACCAGGGTATCCGAGTTGGGGATGAGCGAGTCGATCCAGTAGCGCTCGCGCTGGAAGGCATAGGTGGGCAGCGCCACCTTGGCCCTCGGGTAGTCCTGGTCGAACCCCGCCCAGTCCACCCCCACCCCCTTCACGTACAGCTTCCCCACGCTCCCCAGCATCTGCTGCCACTCGTTGCTTCCCTGCTTCAACGAGCCCACCCACTCCGCCTCACCCCCTGGCAGGCTCCTCTTCCCCACGTTCACCAACGTCGGCTTCGGCCCCACCTCCACGAATACCCGGTACCCCTTCTCGTACAGCCCCTTCAGCCCCTCCCAGTACTTCACCGGCTGCCGGATGTGCTTCTTCCAGTACTCCCCCTTCAGCCCCTCCTCCCCCTTCACCTGCCCGCCACTCACGTTCGAGACCACCTCAATCTCGGGCCTCTTCCACTTCACCTGCCCGGCCTCCTTCTCGAACGCCTCCAGCATCGGCTCCATCAGCGGCGAGTGGAACGCGTGCGTCGTCTTCAGCTTCCGGCACTCCAACCCCTTCTCCTTCAGCTTCGACACCACCTGCTCCACCTGCGCCGCACGGCCCGACACCACCGTCTCCTCGGGGCCGTTCACCGCCGCCACCGACACGCTCTGCTCGTACCCGGCCAGCGCCTCCCTCACCTTCCCTTCCGCCGCCAGCACCGCCACCATCTCCCCAGCCTCCGGCAGCTGCTGCATCAGCCGGCCTCTCGCCGCCACCAGCTTCAGCCCCTCCTCCTGCGTGCACATCCCCGCCACGCATGCCGCCACGTACTCTCCCAGGCTGTGGCCCATCACCGCCGCTGGCTTCACTCCCCAGCTCATCCACAGCTGCGCCAGCGCGTACTCCACCGCGAACAGCGCCGGCTGCGACACCCCGCTCTGCTCCAGCAGGTGCCCCTTTGCTCCGTACAGCACCTCCACCAGTGACTCGTTGAGCACCGGCTTCAGCACCTCGTCGCTCTTCTGGATGCTCGCCCGGAACGTTGGCTGCGTCTCGTACAGCTCCCGGCCCATCCCCTCGTGCTGGCTTCCCTGTCCCGTGAACAGGAACACCACCTCCGCTTTGCCATTGCCAGGGGCCTGGCCCACCAGCACCTCGGCGGGTTTGCCCTCGGCGAACAGGGCCAATTGCTGGCTCAGCTGCGCGGGGGACTCCGCCACCAGGGCCAGCCGGTGCTTGAACTGCGCGCGGCCGGCGTTCGACGTGTGGCACACATCCGCCAGGTTCACGGGACCACACGACGCCAGATACTGGGCGTACCGGCCCGCCAGCGCCTTCAGCGCCACATCGCTGCGCGCCGACAGGCTCAGCACGTGTGCCGGGCGCTCGCGATCCGACGTCTGACGGCCCTGCTTCGGCGCCTCCTCCAGCACCACGTGCGCGTTCGTGCCGCTGGCGCCAAACGAGCTCACGCTGCCGATGCGCTTGTCCTTCTTCGCCTTCCACGGGGTCAGCTGCGTGGGGATCTCCACGGGCAGCTCATTCCAGGGGATGTAGGGGTTACCCCGCTTGAAGTGGAGGTGGGGAGGGATCTGGCCATGGCTCAGCGAGAGCGCCAGCTTGATCAAACCGGCGATGCCCGAGGCGTACTCCAGGTGGCCGAAGTTGGTCTTCACCGAGCCCACCAGCAGGGGCTGCTCCCGCTCCTGCTTCTTGCCGAAGACCGCGCCGATGGCCCGCAGCTCGATGGGGTCACCCAGCGCGGTGCCCGTGCCGTGGGCTTCCACGTAGTCCACCTGCCCAGGCTCGAGCCCGGCGTTCTCCAGGGCCTGGCGGATCACCGCCTGCTGCGCGAGCCCGTTGGGGACCGTGAGGTCGCTGCTGTGGCCGTCCTGGTTCGTCGCCGTGCCGCGAATGACGGCCAGGACGTTGTCCCCGTCCTTCTGAGCATCGGAGAGCCGCTTGAGCACGACGATGCCGCATCCCTCGCCGCGTCCGTAGCCATCCGCCTCGGCGTCGAACGTCTTGCAGCGGCCGTCAACGGCCAGCATGCGGGCCTTGCAGGTCGTGATCGTCCCCTGGGGGGCCAGGATGAGGTTCACGCCGCCCACGAGGGCCATCGAGGACTCACCCGTGCGCAGGCTTTGACAGGCCAGGTGCACCGCGACGAGCGACGAGGAACATGCCGTATCGACCGCGAGGCTGGGGCCTTGCAGATCGAAGAAGTGCGACAGCCGGCCGGTCGCGAACGTGAGCAGGCTGCCGGTGAGGAAGGTGGCGTCGATGTTGTCCGCCCCCTTGGCCGCCTGGACAAGCTGGGTGTACTCGCCCGTGGAGCCGCCGATGAAGATGCCGGTCTTGCTGCCCGCGATGCTCTGGGGCGCGATGCCCGCGTGCTCCAGGGCCTCCCAGCTCACCTCCAGCAAGAGGCGGTGCTGCGGATCCAGGTTGGCCGCGGCGCGGGGAGGAATCCCGAAGAAATAGGAATCGAACTGATCCGCATCCTCCAGGAACGCCCCGTTCCGGGTGTACATCTTGCCCGGGGCCGCGGGATCGGCGTCGTAATACTTGTCGATGTCCCAGCGGCTGCCCGGCACCTGCTTGACCGCATCCACGCCGTCGCGCAGCAACTTCCAGAACGCCTCGGGCCCATTCACCCCACCCGGAAACCGGCAGCCAACGCCAATGATGGCGATGGGCTCCGCCATCTTCTGATCAGGGACGGTCTCACCCGCGGAGCGAAGAAGCATCTTCGCCAGGCTCACGCGCTTCTCAGGGGAAAGACCACGAACCAACTTCTCCATGACATCACTCATGTGAACCGTCTCCAGGGAAAGAATGGGCGAGGTCGCTAAGCTCGGATTCAGAGAGCCGTCCCGCTTCACCCAACAGATCAAGAATGTCGCTGTCCACCAGGGCTGCGTCCTGACGGGGTGCTTCCACGGGCGCCAAGAGGAGCGCCGCGAGCGCGGGCACCTCCTTGGCCAGGAAGCCCGTCAACGCCTCGACGGTGGGGTACTCGAAGGCAATCGTGGAGGGGAGCCCGTGCCGCAGGCTCGTCTCCAGGAGCTTCTTCAGCTCGATGGACATGAGGGAGTTCATGCCCATCTGGAAGAAGCCTTGCTGAGGCTCCAGCCGGGAAGGATCCGCGCCCAGGACGCGCGCGGCCTCCTTCTGCACATACTCCATCAGGAGCGCCCGCCGCCGGCTGGAAGGCGCCTCCTCCAGGCGGAGCAACAGCTCGGAACGGGCGTTCCCGGCGGACGCCTTCTGTGCGGGCTGCGCCGTGACGATGTTCTCCAGGAAGGGCCGCTGCCGCTTGGCCTCCTGCAGGGGCTTGAAGCGGCTCCACTCCACGGAGGCCACCACCCGCTGGGCGGCCTTGGTTCCGGCGAGGCGCCCCAGGATGGCGAGCGCCGCTTCGGTGGGCATGGCCTCCAGACCGATCTGCGAGAAGAACTGCTTCGCCTCCTCGGAGCCAGCCATGCCGCCTTCGGTCCACCGGCCCCAGTTGATGCTCGTCGCGGCAAGCCCCTGCGACCGGCGCAGGTGGGCCAGCGCGTCGAGGGAGTGGTTCGCCGCGGCATAGGCGGCCATTCCCTGCGCACCCCACACGGCCGAGGCCGAGGAGAACATGACGAAGCACGAGAGCGGCAGGTCCCGGGTGTACTCGTGCAACAGCCAGGCCCCGGCGGCCTTGGGACGGAACACCGACGAGAACAGCTCGGGATCCGTCTCCTGCCAGCTCCGGTGCGTCGAGACACCCGCCGCATGGAAGATGCCCACCAGGGGCACGGGCCCTTTGCGGATCCCCTCGATCAGCGAGGCGACCTGAGCCTGCTCGCCGACATCGCAGCGGACGATCTGCACCGAGGCGCCCATCGCCTGAAGCGCCTGCACGGCATCGGCCTGCGCGCGGAGGGGGCTGCCCTCGGGCAAGCCGCTCCACTGGCTTGCATCGGGAAGCCCGCTGCGGCTGGCCAGGATCAGGTGGCGGGCGCCCTTGGACACCAACCACCGGGAGACCTGAAGCCCCAGCGCGCCCAGGCCTCCGGTGATGAGGTAGGCCCCGTCCGCGCGCCACGTGGCGGGACTCTCGGCGGACACATCGCCGCGCACCAGCCGGGCCACGTGCCGCTTGGCCCCGCGGTAGGCGATCTGGTCCTCCCCGTCCGGCATCCGCAGCTCCTGCCAGAGCGCTTCGAGTTCATGGGTGGGAGCGTCCGGCGAGAGATCCACCAGTCCTCCCCACAGCTCGGGGTGCTCCAGCGCGAGCACACGCCCCGCGCCCCACAGGGGCGCTTGCGCCACGGAGACCGGCTCCTTCCCCACGGCCTGAGCGCCCCGGGTCACCAGCCACAGCTTGGCCTTCTGGCCCGCGCCCCGGCTGATCCGCTGCACCAGCGCGGGCAAGCTGCCACAGCCCAGCCGCAGCGTGTCCTCCAGCACGGCCACGCTGGGAGCCGTCTGGCCTCCAGCGTTCAGGCTCCACAGGTGCACCACGTTCCGGAAGGGGCCCTCGGCATCGAGCGTGCCGAGCACCCGCTGCCAATCCGCAGGATCCTCCGGCTTGACGCTGAGCGGGCCGGGGCCTGAAGCCCCCGCTCCCGCGCGAAGCACCGTGCAAGGCGTGCCCTGATCCCGCAGCCGGGTGGCCAGCGCATCGCCCAGGCCGTGAGCGTCGGCCAGGATCAACCACGGGCCCGCCTCCGCACCCTGGGCCTCGGGCCGGGAGGCATGCTTCTTCTCCGGCCAGGCCACCTCGTACACCCACTCGCGCAGCGCCTGCGGCGCCACATGCTCGAGGTCCGCGCCTTCCGAGGGAGCCGCCCAGGCGCCCCCATCCTCGAACTCCGTGAGCGGCGTCAGGGCGCCCAGCTTCGCGCGGTTGGCGCGCTTGAGGTACGGCCTGTTGGCGAAGTCATCCTTCTGGATGATGATCAGGGCGTAGCTCATCAGCCCCTTTTCGAGCGCCTTGCCGAAGTTGCGCATGGCGTCGAAGTTGCGCCGCACCAGCTCGGTCAGCCCGAAGCGCTGGGAGATGGTGTCGAGGTGGCCGTCGAACCCGGGGTCCTCCAGGAAGTTCGCGGCCTCCTGGCTGATGTCGACGCTCTCCACCACCCGCAGGTTGTGCCGGGCCAGCAGGTCCGCCCACTCCTCGGCGTTGACGTTGTAGGAGGCGGTCTCCTCGACGTTGATCGCCGACACGCTGTTGGCGATGAAGTCCGCGAGGAGCAAGAACCCACCGTTCTGCAGGTTCCGGGAGATGTTCGAGAAGAGCGCCACCTTGTCGGCGATGTGGGTGACGACCTCGAACCCGAAGATCAGATCGTAGCGGTCCGGAAACTCATCCTTGGCACTGTCCCGCGCGAAGACGCGGATGCGGTCCTGGAGCCCGCGTGCGCGGACCCGCTCCTCATCGATGGCGGCCTGCTCGGCCGAGATGGTGTAGCCGTGCAGGGTGAGGTGCGGGTGCTTCTTGCCCAGAGAGATCAGGTCAGAGGCATACCCGCAGCCGAAGTCGAGCACCTTGCGCACCGAGGACCAGTCGACGCCCCGGAACAGCACCGAGCGCAACCCTCGCTGGCCGTTGACCAGCACCTCGGTGTGCTCCTCACGCTCCGAGAGGCCGTACACACTCATGATCCAGGAGAAGCCGGGGAGCTTCTGCCGCAGGATGCCGAAGGTCAGGTAGACCTCGTCCGGCTTGAGCACCCGATCGCGCTCCACGGAGTCATCGTAGAAGCGCGAGGGCGTCCCATCGGCATGCTCGGGCTGCGAGGCGCGCTGAAGCGCGGGCACCAGGGAACTCTCCGTGACATGCGCCCGGGCCCCGGAGGGGCGGAAGTCCGCGGCCCGCTTCAAGTCCACCCAGAACCGGGAACGCTGCCAGGGGTAGGCCGGCAAGGAGACGCTCTGGCGGACCTCGGGATACTG from Stigmatella erecta includes these protein-coding regions:
- a CDS encoding type I polyketide synthase, encoding MSSPVEQHEHSARLARALVALEKMQAKLEASEREKREPVAIVGMACRFPGGGNDPKAFWDLLREGRDTIVEVPPDRWDLKEYYDPDPDALGKMYTRWGGFLKDVRLDELDAGFYGIAPREVASMDPQQRLMLEVTWEALANAGQVPERLANSLTGVFVGVMLNDYAQLQMKQADPALLDAYMALGNDSSFMAGRISYILGAQGPSMAVNTACSSSLVSVHLACQSLRSRECNMAIAGGVSVILAPDGHIVSSRLRSQSPHGRCKTFDASADGYVRGEGCGVVVLKRLSEAIADGDPVLAVIRGGAVNHDGPSGGLTVPSGPAQEAVIRRALASAGVEPSQVSYVEAHGTATPLGDPIEIRALQRVFEEGRTQAQALTIGSVKTNVGHLEAAAGIAGLIKVVLMLQHREIPPHLHLTKPTPAVPWNQLPITIPTKLQSWAGGSGQRVAGVSSFGLSGINAHLVIEEAPEQAVRRPAEPSSARPAYLLPLSARNAPALQALARSYQAFLGSDGAGASLRLEDICYTASTRRSHYEHRLAVTGSTREALVEHLGAFLKGEPHPAVSSREASLRRPKVVFVFSGQGSQWTGMGRELLRTSPVFRKAIEECDQAFRAHGNWSLLEQLGADEVSSRMGDIDVLQPVLFAVSVALAAQWRSWGIEPDAVVGHSMGEVAAAYVAGVLSLEDAAKVICLRSALLRRIRGQGAMALAEISLAQARTALAGYEDRLSIAASNSPTSTVLAGDPQALQEVMAHLQRQNIFCRNVKVDVASHSPQVEPLLAELKEVLKDLRPKAASVPVYSTVTGKATDGTDWGAAYWQRNLREPVLFSPIIEQLVSQQHPIFLELSPHPILLQSVERTVRAAQQPGIALPSLRREEAEVEVMLQALGALHTAGHPIDWRAQYPEVRQSVSLPAYPWQRSRFWVDLKRAADFRPSGARAHVTESSLVPALQRASQPEHADGTPSRFYDDSVERDRVLKPDEVYLTFGILRQKLPGFSWIMSVYGLSEREEHTEVLVNGQRGLRSVLFRGVDWSSVRKVLDFGCGYASDLISLGKKHPHLTLHGYTISAEQAAIDEERVRARGLQDRIRVFARDSAKDEFPDRYDLIFGFEVVTHIADKVALFSNISRNLQNGGFLLLADFIANSVSAINVEETASYNVNAEEWADLLARHNLRVVESVDISQEAANFLEDPGFDGHLDTISQRFGLTELVRRNFDAMRNFGKALEKGLMSYALIIIQKDDFANRPYLKRANRAKLGALTPLTEFEDGGAWAAPSEGADLEHVAPQALREWVYEVAWPEKKHASRPEAQGAEAGPWLILADAHGLGDALATRLRDQGTPCTVLRAGAGASGPGPLSVKPEDPADWQRVLGTLDAEGPFRNVVHLWSLNAGGQTAPSVAVLEDTLRLGCGSLPALVQRISRGAGQKAKLWLVTRGAQAVGKEPVSVAQAPLWGAGRVLALEHPELWGGLVDLSPDAPTHELEALWQELRMPDGEDQIAYRGAKRHVARLVRGDVSAESPATWRADGAYLITGGLGALGLQVSRWLVSKGARHLILASRSGLPDASQWSGLPEGSPLRAQADAVQALQAMGASVQIVRCDVGEQAQVASLIEGIRKGPVPLVGIFHAAGVSTHRSWQETDPELFSSVFRPKAAGAWLLHEYTRDLPLSCFVMFSSASAVWGAQGMAAYAAANHSLDALAHLRRSQGLAATSINWGRWTEGGMAGSEEAKQFFSQIGLEAMPTEAALAILGRLAGTKAAQRVVASVEWSRFKPLQEAKRQRPFLENIVTAQPAQKASAGNARSELLLRLEEAPSSRRRALLMEYVQKEAARVLGADPSRLEPQQGFFQMGMNSLMSIELKKLLETSLRHGLPSTIAFEYPTVEALTGFLAKEVPALAALLLAPVEAPRQDAALVDSDILDLLGEAGRLSESELSDLAHSFPGDGSHE
- a CDS encoding type I polyketide synthase yields the protein MSDVMEKLVRGLSPEKRVSLAKMLLRSAGETVPDQKMAEPIAIIGVGCRFPGGVNGPEAFWKLLRDGVDAVKQVPGSRWDIDKYYDADPAAPGKMYTRNGAFLEDADQFDSYFFGIPPRAAANLDPQHRLLLEVSWEALEHAGIAPQSIAGSKTGIFIGGSTGEYTQLVQAAKGADNIDATFLTGSLLTFATGRLSHFFDLQGPSLAVDTACSSSLVAVHLACQSLRTGESSMALVGGVNLILAPQGTITTCKARMLAVDGRCKTFDAEADGYGRGEGCGIVVLKRLSDAQKDGDNVLAVIRGTATNQDGHSSDLTVPNGLAQQAVIRQALENAGLEPGQVDYVEAHGTGTALGDPIELRAIGAVFGKKQEREQPLLVGSVKTNFGHLEYASGIAGLIKLALSLSHGQIPPHLHFKRGNPYIPWNELPVEIPTQLTPWKAKKDKRIGSVSSFGASGTNAHVVLEEAPKQGRQTSDRERPAHVLSLSARSDVALKALAGRYAQYLASCGPVNLADVCHTSNAGRAQFKHRLALVAESPAQLSQQLALFAEGKPAEVLVGQAPGNGKAEVVFLFTGQGSQHEGMGRELYETQPTFRASIQKSDEVLKPVLNESLVEVLYGAKGHLLEQSGVSQPALFAVEYALAQLWMSWGVKPAAVMGHSLGEYVAACVAGMCTQEEGLKLVAARGRLMQQLPEAGEMVAVLAAEGKVREALAGYEQSVSVAAVNGPEETVVSGRAAQVEQVVSKLKEKGLECRKLKTTHAFHSPLMEPMLEAFEKEAGQVKWKRPEIEVVSNVSGGQVKGEEGLKGEYWKKHIRQPVKYWEGLKGLYEKGYRVFVEVGPKPTLVNVGKRSLPGGEAEWVGSLKQGSNEWQQMLGSVGKLYVKGVGVDWAGFDQDYPRAKVALPTYAFQRERYWIDSLIPNSDTLVSFYRAVAQMLDVTTVQEGPSLRFATLREAVPGFSWISLYKAEPSDMAGFQKYYDLAVEANREMSQTIFRGLPFQNFSRVLDIGCGHSADLIDLAMKHSHLQLHGCNISPDQIAVGRQRIRGLGLDERITLHYQDSSRDPFPSTYDLVLGFQVIHHIRNKADLFANISRSLRNGGYMVMAETISNMVTPIEHPESTTLFVPQAEWVEILARNQLRVVQAVEATQEIANFLYDPQFNENFERVTRDSDDVTKKHLHGIHMLGELLQRRLAAYLLFTVTKDESMDADTLRRINADRLSVRLPYATAFQQVQDGTFVLPTSVEDMGAKGATSAASTFANTLLGAEPSQRGQLFNSYLCEQVANLLKMPVAKLDPEQPLNSMGLDSLLSLELKHKIHAETGMDVPLDEVLQGASIAHLSVRLAERMGSGQAPAAAARSWEEGEL